The Lytechinus variegatus isolate NC3 chromosome 1, Lvar_3.0, whole genome shotgun sequence nucleotide sequence GAGAAGAAAGATCACCTTGCTCATTCTTGTTCTCTCATTGCATCtcttaacttaaaaaaaaaaacaatgcacaAGAATAGTTTGcctggtgaataaaaaaaaattgtcagacACTTGGATTTAGATTGGTCTAGCAACACCCTTGAAAACCATGATGTGATGCCTTTCATATTAATTCATGTCAGGTTTAATTTCATGACCAAGAGGAAACTCTGGTCGGACCGGTCTTCTTAAGTAGACGTTACTGTGACACAAGCATCACACTGGATCAATGGTTGGGTGTATGATAAATGTCAAACATTTCCTATGTTAGAGCTTCAATGTGGTACCTCATTTCTTGTTTTGAGATTGATGGTCAGTAAGGGGTAAGATTTCAACATCTCAGGCTGAATTCTATGATCAGCAAGAACAAATGGCTTCAGATTTTAAGAGGCAGATGAGATTGGGAAGAGGGGGCATTTACATCTCATTTATCCACGTGCTCTCTAAACCGTTAAAATGGAGTTTGTGAAATGACAAGACCCTTCTGCAAACATCAACTTCTGTCTGGAACAGGCAAAATGGTAAAAATTGGTAACCTCTCAGGGTCTACATTGGTTCCTTTCAAGATCAAGTGTGTGTTTCCATAAAGCTGCTTGTAAGTCAAGAGCGACTTGTGAAACTTTCTTTCATACGAactaatcaccaatgaacatttaatggtgaaaatcatttaccacaagaaaggaccaccagttgttcttaaagtcactctttaCTTACAAACAACTTTGTGAAACGCCCCCCTCCCATCTCATCAGACTTTTAATCAATGCCAAATGGCAACTCAAAAAAGTCCTTAATACAATGATTGTTTGAGAGCCTAATGTAACAGTAAACTTATTAAGCTCCACATAGGGTCACCCATGGAGATCTAGATAGTCTGTATGACAGAGAGTTAATAATCCTCACAAATGATCGTAAGTTTGCTTCGTCAGAACATGGAGTACTGATAACCCACAGGTAAGATCAAGTCCAATCATGCTTACCTTTATTTCAAGTTGCTTGTTGGATACCACTACATTACAGTTTTCTCTCTCCACATCACTAAGACCAGTGTCAGTTGATGATAACCCATTCTGTTGTCATGGAAACAAAAGAACATGATGTGTGAATTCATTAAGACAGGGCTTAAGCACTTTTAGCAGGTCTGAAACTTAAGTGCTGAATCCAAGAGTCTTGAGGTATGTGTTAGGGTTACATATGAcgatatccccccccccccttgatcctGGATCAAACCAAGGAAAAATACAACATACTTAAAGAATGATGATCAAATGATATTTATTGGGCATGTTTCATCAAGATTTTGCAATCATGGTAAAATTTCACACTTTTCctcattaaaatttgaaaccAAAAGTTTAAAATTCCTATCTGAACATGTGGCCATTGTGAGTCTATCAAAAGATTCCTGAAAACCAAATCTGCAGATATCCTACgattcttataataaaatacaaaataaatattgaactGTGACATTACATCAGGTTGAGGAGATAAATGTTtagtgaaaataagcaaaacctTTGAAatgtcactatttcttatttttcattcatttttttatttcgatttttggcaatatgttgaatttttctctttttatccaaatcaattttttggggtggacttaactTCTATACAAAGAAAAGCTTTCAATTAACTACAGTGATCTAAATCAGCAATTAGATGACAGAGAGGGAACCCAAATCATTTCTAAAGTCATTATTACCTGTAACCGTTTACAACTCTCAGCATTATCACAAAGTGAGTTCACACTACTAGCACTCCTCAGCCGAATGATCTCTTCTTGTAATGCTTCCAGCTGAGCATTGCACGACTTATTCTCTGCTACAGCACCCTCTAGTTGCTTCTCCAGAGAACTACGGGCCTCACGCTCTTGCATCAGCTCCCGCATCGTCGTCTCTTTCTGCAGTgagaagaaaggaaaacaaCTTTATATAGTTAGGCCTATGTAAGCACATGTACCTGGATTTAAGCTTAAATGAGAAGACATTGTTTTTACATTCTTAAGTTTACAGTTCTGGGACTTGGATCAGAAATCAATTTAGTTTGCATGTTTTTGTAAAACCTTTTTCACAACACACACAAAAGGAACAAACATAGGTAAACAGagagctacatgaagataatggTTAACCACGATATGGTACTTCttcattaattaaaaaacaCTATTCAAAGGTCCTCCTGGATTGAACTTTTACATCATAAAGGGAGAGAAAGTTTGGATGGAGGGTGAAAGAAAGGTAGTCAAGAGTAGTAGGGGGATGAACTCAGTAGAGCCTGCTATTAAAATGGTATACTCACATATTTCATGATGAGGACAAATCCtttcaaataaatcataaaacTTGCTCCAGAATTCAGTTAATACCCTTcacatattattttcaaataaaaatgattgtcCTTGGTGCCACTCATTGGAAAGAACCACATCACCATGTCACACAAACGATTGTCTTGTCGCTCATGAACTTTTCACCTAGAGTACCATGCCTGGTgcaaaccaatcaaatgacTTCCCCTATTCCTTCCAAATGCCCCATCCAATCAAAATGCTgctaaaaaacaaaagatgacaGCCCCCTCCAACGGATGATAAGATGGAAAGGGCATGATCTAAGGTGTTACAGACTGGAAACACGAGAAGAAAATAGTTAGTCCTCCAGGGGACGACTGATTCAAGCTTTTCAGTTTCTGCTGGTGAGCATAACTTCCATCCTGAATAAAGTATGGTGGGTGAACTTGGTTTGCACCTCACTCCGAAGCATTAGTTATCCTACCTTAAACAGTTACCATGATGACCCCTCACACAGGGTGATGCCCTCCATAATAACAACAAATACTTGACTATTTCTTAAGTTTATTCAACTAATCAAGCAAT carries:
- the LOC121428493 gene encoding uncharacterized protein LOC121428493, with the protein product MKETTMRELMQEREARSSLEKQLEGAVAENKSCNAQLEALQEEIIRLRSASSVNSLCDNAESCKRLQNGLSSTDTGLSDVERENCNVVVSNKQLEIKVSMIGLDLTCGLSVLHVLTKQTYDHL